A genomic region of Pseudopipra pipra isolate bDixPip1 chromosome 20, bDixPip1.hap1, whole genome shotgun sequence contains the following coding sequences:
- the TOR2A gene encoding prosalusin, with protein sequence MAPGAAPVPVLMALLAAAAPPAAPWDLWALRCGFSADCECGFRPDLRGLEFDLATSLVGQPLVRQEVMKGVRGFLENQNPVKPLVMSFHGSTGTGKTYVSSMVIRYLFQGGLQSPYVHHFSPIVHFPHAEQIEQYKESLKRWIQGNLTNCGRSAFLFDEMDKMHPGLIDVIIPFLGPSWVVYGTNYRKAIFIFISNAGGEQINEVTLALWRDRKDREEISLQDLEPAISKAVFENPQSGFWKSGIINEHLIDFVVPFLPLKHHHVKQCVVSELIQQGLEVRPGIVQEVANSIPYFPEEEKLFSSTGCKTVASRISFFL encoded by the exons ATGGCCCCCGGAGCGGCCCCGGTCCCGGTGCTGATGGCGCTGCTggcggccgccgccccgcccgccgccccctgGGACCTGTGGGCGCTGCGCTGCGGCTTCTCGGCGGACTGCGAGTGCGGCTTCAGGCCCGACCTGCGCG GTCTGGAGTTCGACTTGGCCACCAGCCTGGTGGGACAGCCCCTGGTGAGGCAGGAGGTGATGAAAGGGGTGAGGGGGTTCCTGGAGAACCAGAATCCGGTGAAACCCCTGGTGATGTCCTTCCATGGCTCGACTGGGACAGGAAAAACCTACGTGAGCTCCATGGTCATCCGCTACCTCTTCCAGGGTGGGCTCCAGAGCCCCTACGTTCACCACTTCTCCCCCATCGTGCACTTTCCCCACGCCGAGCAGATAGAGCAGTACAAG GAAAGCCTGAAGCGCTGGATCCAAGGAAACCTGACAAACTGTGGACGCTCAGCCTTCCTCTTTGATGAGATGGACAAAATGCACCCAGGGCTGATCGATGTGATCATACCATTCCTGGGCCCCTCGTGGGTCGTGTACGGGACCAACTACCGCAAAgccatcttcatcttcatcag CAACGCAGGAGGGGAGCAGATCAACGAGGTGACACTGGCGCTGTGGCGCGACCGCAAGGACCGGGAGGAGATCAGCCTGCAGGACCTGGAGCCAGCCATCTCCAAGGCCGTGTTTGAAAACCCTCAGA GTGGATTCTGGAAATCTGGGATCATTAACGAACATCTCATTGATTTTGTTGTGCCTTTCCTCCCCCTGAAGCACCACCATGTGAAGCAGTGTGTGGTCAGCGAACTCATCCAGCAAGGCCTCGAAGTACGTCCAGGCATTGTCCAGGAGGTGGCCAACAGCATCCCCTACTTCCCAGAAGAGGAGAAATTATTCTCATCAACAGGCTGCAAAACAGTGGCCTCTCGGATCAGTTTTTTCTTGTAG
- the SH2D3C gene encoding SH2 domain-containing protein 3C isoform X3 — MTAVGRRFPTLGQGSHHDGLESGSEYVKFSKEKYILDSSPEKLHKELEEELKLSSTDLRSHAWYHGRIPREVSESLVQRNGDFLIRDSLTSLGDYVLTCRWRNEPLHFKINKVTVKSSDGHTRVQYLFEQESFDNVPALVRFYVGNRKAISEQSGAIVYCPINRTFPLRYLEASYGLANGKHGGAHSPSTQKGGHIKRRSITMTDGLTADKITRAEGCPTSVSLPHHRDIIRNCAVSVDQIQDLHSPMSPISENPASPAYSTVTRLKPHACQAAGITPTSPVIRRSSEPQLCHGNNSKPLPDPAHSSHSTPCHGYARASPSPSVNSYSDPDSGHYCQLHPTSPISRDRPAHDTKQMPTKSYVERLKVEEGQRGTVENSSGEAEAGQRLKAEPDFMGFVPPTMETTSSFNPAAFQSLLIPLENKPLEMTVLKKVKELLAEVDVKTLAKHITKVDCLVARILGVTVEMQRLMGVSSGMELLTLPHGHQLRLDLLERFHTMSIMIAVDILGCTGSTEERAALLHKTIQLAAELKSTMGNMFSFAAVMNALEMTQIARLEQTWMVLRQRHTEGAILYEKKLKPFLKSLNEGKEGPPLTNTTFPHIIPLVTLLERDKALTDSLEPWEATDNGVEVVMAHLEAARMVAHHGGLYHTNAEVKLQGFQGRAELLEIFSTEFQLRLLWGSRGAESSQAERYEKFDKVLTALSHKLEPAVRFSEL; from the exons ATGACAGCGGTGGGCAGGAGGTTTCCcaccctgggacagggcag CCACCATGATGGCCTGGAGTCGGGCAGTGAATATGTGAAG TTCTCCAAGGAGAAATACATCCTCGACTCATCACCAGAGAAGCTTCACAAGGAGCTGGAAGAGGAGCTTAAGCTGAGCAGCACCGACCTGCGCAGCCATGCCTGGTACCACGGCCGCATCCCCCGGGAG GTGTCCGAGAGCCTCGTGCAGAGGAACGGCGACTTCCTCATCCGCGACTCCCTCACCAGCCTGGGTGACTACGTGCTGACGTGCCGCTGGCGCAACGAGCCCCTCCACTTCAAGATCAACAAGGTGACGGTCAAGTCCAGCGACGGCCATACCCGTGTCCAGTACCTctttgagcaggagagcttTGACAACGTGCCCGCCCTCGTCCGCTTCTACGTGGGCAACCGCAAGGCCATCTCCGAGCAGAGCGGGGCCATCGTCTACTGCCCCATCAACCGCACCTTCCCCCTGCGCTACCTGGAAGCCAGCTATGGGCTGGCCAACGGGAAGCATGGGGGGGCCCACAGCCCCTCCACCCAGAAAGGGGGGCACATCAAGAGAAGGAGCATCACCATGACAGACGGCCTGACTGCAGACAAGATCACCAGGGCTGAGGGGTGCCCGACCAG tgtgtccctgccCCACCACAGAGACATCATTCGCAACTGTGCTGTCAGTGTGGACCAGATCCAAGACCTGCACTCTCCGATGTCCCCCATCTCCGAGAACCCAGCATCACCCGCCTACAGCACAG TTACACGGCTAAAGCCTCATGCCTGCCAAGCAGCTGGGATCACCCCGACCTCTCCAGTCATAAGAAGGTCCAGCGAGCCCCAACTGTGCCATGGGAACAACAGCAAACCTCTGCCAGACCCTGCCCACAGCTCCCATTCgactccctgccatgggtatGCCCGcgcctccccctctccctccgtGAACAGCTACAGCGACCCGGACTCAGGGCACTACTGCCAACTGCACCCCACCTCACCCATCAGCAGAGACCGGCCAGCTCATGACACCAAGCAGATGCCAACAAAGAGCTACGTGGAGAGGCTAAAGGTGGAGGAAGGACAGAGAGGGACTGTGGAGAACAGTTCTGGGGAAGCAGAGGCAGGGCAGAGGCTGAAAGCAGAGCCGGACTTCATGGGCTTTGTGCCCCCCACCATGGAAACGACTTCCTCCTTCaaccctgctgccttccagTCCCTGCTCATCCCCCTGGAGAACAAACCCCTGGAAATGACCGTGCTCAAGAAGGTCaaagagctgctggcagaggtggatgtgaagacACTGGCCAAACACATCACCAAAGTGGACTGCCTG GTTGCCCGGATATTGGGTGTGACGGTGGAGATGCAGCGGCTCATGGGGGTGAGCTCTGGCATGGAGCTGCTCACCCTGCCCCACGGCCACCAGCTCCGCCTCGACCTGCTGGAACG GTTTCACACCATGTCCATCATGATCGCCGTGGACATCCTGGGCTGCACGGGCAGCACGGAGGAGCGGGCGGCCCTGCTCCACAAAACCATCCAGCTGGCTGCCGAGCTGAAGAGCACCATGGGCAACATGTTCAGTTTTGCTGCTGTGATGAATGCCCTGGAAATGACACAG ATTGCCCGGCTGGAGCAGACCTGGATGGTGCTGCGGCAGCGGCACACGGAGGGTGCAATCCTCTATGAGAAGAAGCTTAAGCCATTCCTGAAGAGCCTGAATGAAGGGAAAG AAGGGCCGCCGCTGACCAACACCACCTTTCCCCACATCATACCCCTCGTGACTCTCCTGGAGCGGGACAAGGCTCTCACGGACAGCCTCGAGCCCTGGGAGGCCACCGACAACGGCGTGGAGGTGGTCATGGCCCACCTGGAGGCGGCACGGATGGTGGCCCACCACGGTGGGCTCTACCACACCAATGCTGAGGTGAAGCTGCAGG gtttCCAGGGCAGAGCGGAGCTGCTGGAGATCTTCAGCACCGAGTTCCAGCTGCGGCTGCTCTGGGGCAGCCGTGGGGCTGAGAGCAGCCAGGCCGAGCGCTACGAGAAGTTCGACAAGGTCCTCACTGCCCTGTCCCACAAGCTGGAGCCAGCGGTGCGCTTCAGCGAGCTGTGA
- the SH2D3C gene encoding SH2 domain-containing protein 3C isoform X1 — protein MAEGQKRGSSKKFKFFKFKGFGSLSSIPRSFTFRRTSVVPSCPETLRPHLPPPHGFLEEPFDSIQDDLNTMPKSPGPYARSSDMYSHMGTMPRLNLDKAGKSLGKAKSGQNCREKGTPSYKTPQTAPLPSLKSPKMSGPPGPATDSPPAARQADQEEEKAQPVETLGAATARTDQEPLGNVSFPGTETMNSSQTPLSKPQTEAPNPDPSPDTTAGVETADRDLLENRQKCPDESSPDSHHDGLESGSEYVKFSKEKYILDSSPEKLHKELEEELKLSSTDLRSHAWYHGRIPREVSESLVQRNGDFLIRDSLTSLGDYVLTCRWRNEPLHFKINKVTVKSSDGHTRVQYLFEQESFDNVPALVRFYVGNRKAISEQSGAIVYCPINRTFPLRYLEASYGLANGKHGGAHSPSTQKGGHIKRRSITMTDGLTADKITRAEGCPTSVSLPHHRDIIRNCAVSVDQIQDLHSPMSPISENPASPAYSTVTRLKPHACQAAGITPTSPVIRRSSEPQLCHGNNSKPLPDPAHSSHSTPCHGYARASPSPSVNSYSDPDSGHYCQLHPTSPISRDRPAHDTKQMPTKSYVERLKVEEGQRGTVENSSGEAEAGQRLKAEPDFMGFVPPTMETTSSFNPAAFQSLLIPLENKPLEMTVLKKVKELLAEVDVKTLAKHITKVDCLVARILGVTVEMQRLMGVSSGMELLTLPHGHQLRLDLLERFHTMSIMIAVDILGCTGSTEERAALLHKTIQLAAELKSTMGNMFSFAAVMNALEMTQIARLEQTWMVLRQRHTEGAILYEKKLKPFLKSLNEGKEGPPLTNTTFPHIIPLVTLLERDKALTDSLEPWEATDNGVEVVMAHLEAARMVAHHGGLYHTNAEVKLQGFQGRAELLEIFSTEFQLRLLWGSRGAESSQAERYEKFDKVLTALSHKLEPAVRFSEL, from the exons ATGGCCGAGGGCCAGAAACGGGGGTCCTCCAAGAAGTTCA AGTTTTTCAAGTTCAAAGGGTTTGGAAGCCTGAGCAGCATCCCCCGTTCCTTCACCTTCCGGCGCACCTCCGTGGTCCCCAGCTGTCCCGAGACTCTGAggccacatctccctcctccccatgGCTTCCTGGAGGAGCCCTTTGACAGCATACAGGATGACCTCAACACCATGCCCAAGAGCCCTGGCCCCTACGCCCGGTCGTCGGACATGTACAGCCATATGGGCACCATGCCCAGGCTGAACCTGGACAAGGCAGGGAAGAGCCTGGGCAAAGCCAAGAGTGGCCAGAACTGCCGGGAGAAAGGGACTCCCAGCTACAAAACCCCCCAgacagccccgctccccagccTCAAGTCTCCCAAGATGTCTGGCCCTCCTGGcccagccacagactcaccTCCAGCTGCCAGACAAGCAGatcaggaggaggaaaaggctcAGCCCGTGGAAACCCTGGGGGCAGCAACAGCCAGGACGGACCAAGAGCCTCTGGGGAatgtctccttccctgggacagAGACAATGAACTCCAGTCAGACCCCTCTGTCCAAGCCTCAGACAGAGGCACCGAACCCCGACCCAAGCCCTGACACGACAGCAGGAGTGGAGACTGCTGACAGGGATCTGCTGGAGAACAGACAAAAATGTCCCGATGAGAGCTCCCCAGACAG CCACCATGATGGCCTGGAGTCGGGCAGTGAATATGTGAAG TTCTCCAAGGAGAAATACATCCTCGACTCATCACCAGAGAAGCTTCACAAGGAGCTGGAAGAGGAGCTTAAGCTGAGCAGCACCGACCTGCGCAGCCATGCCTGGTACCACGGCCGCATCCCCCGGGAG GTGTCCGAGAGCCTCGTGCAGAGGAACGGCGACTTCCTCATCCGCGACTCCCTCACCAGCCTGGGTGACTACGTGCTGACGTGCCGCTGGCGCAACGAGCCCCTCCACTTCAAGATCAACAAGGTGACGGTCAAGTCCAGCGACGGCCATACCCGTGTCCAGTACCTctttgagcaggagagcttTGACAACGTGCCCGCCCTCGTCCGCTTCTACGTGGGCAACCGCAAGGCCATCTCCGAGCAGAGCGGGGCCATCGTCTACTGCCCCATCAACCGCACCTTCCCCCTGCGCTACCTGGAAGCCAGCTATGGGCTGGCCAACGGGAAGCATGGGGGGGCCCACAGCCCCTCCACCCAGAAAGGGGGGCACATCAAGAGAAGGAGCATCACCATGACAGACGGCCTGACTGCAGACAAGATCACCAGGGCTGAGGGGTGCCCGACCAG tgtgtccctgccCCACCACAGAGACATCATTCGCAACTGTGCTGTCAGTGTGGACCAGATCCAAGACCTGCACTCTCCGATGTCCCCCATCTCCGAGAACCCAGCATCACCCGCCTACAGCACAG TTACACGGCTAAAGCCTCATGCCTGCCAAGCAGCTGGGATCACCCCGACCTCTCCAGTCATAAGAAGGTCCAGCGAGCCCCAACTGTGCCATGGGAACAACAGCAAACCTCTGCCAGACCCTGCCCACAGCTCCCATTCgactccctgccatgggtatGCCCGcgcctccccctctccctccgtGAACAGCTACAGCGACCCGGACTCAGGGCACTACTGCCAACTGCACCCCACCTCACCCATCAGCAGAGACCGGCCAGCTCATGACACCAAGCAGATGCCAACAAAGAGCTACGTGGAGAGGCTAAAGGTGGAGGAAGGACAGAGAGGGACTGTGGAGAACAGTTCTGGGGAAGCAGAGGCAGGGCAGAGGCTGAAAGCAGAGCCGGACTTCATGGGCTTTGTGCCCCCCACCATGGAAACGACTTCCTCCTTCaaccctgctgccttccagTCCCTGCTCATCCCCCTGGAGAACAAACCCCTGGAAATGACCGTGCTCAAGAAGGTCaaagagctgctggcagaggtggatgtgaagacACTGGCCAAACACATCACCAAAGTGGACTGCCTG GTTGCCCGGATATTGGGTGTGACGGTGGAGATGCAGCGGCTCATGGGGGTGAGCTCTGGCATGGAGCTGCTCACCCTGCCCCACGGCCACCAGCTCCGCCTCGACCTGCTGGAACG GTTTCACACCATGTCCATCATGATCGCCGTGGACATCCTGGGCTGCACGGGCAGCACGGAGGAGCGGGCGGCCCTGCTCCACAAAACCATCCAGCTGGCTGCCGAGCTGAAGAGCACCATGGGCAACATGTTCAGTTTTGCTGCTGTGATGAATGCCCTGGAAATGACACAG ATTGCCCGGCTGGAGCAGACCTGGATGGTGCTGCGGCAGCGGCACACGGAGGGTGCAATCCTCTATGAGAAGAAGCTTAAGCCATTCCTGAAGAGCCTGAATGAAGGGAAAG AAGGGCCGCCGCTGACCAACACCACCTTTCCCCACATCATACCCCTCGTGACTCTCCTGGAGCGGGACAAGGCTCTCACGGACAGCCTCGAGCCCTGGGAGGCCACCGACAACGGCGTGGAGGTGGTCATGGCCCACCTGGAGGCGGCACGGATGGTGGCCCACCACGGTGGGCTCTACCACACCAATGCTGAGGTGAAGCTGCAGG gtttCCAGGGCAGAGCGGAGCTGCTGGAGATCTTCAGCACCGAGTTCCAGCTGCGGCTGCTCTGGGGCAGCCGTGGGGCTGAGAGCAGCCAGGCCGAGCGCTACGAGAAGTTCGACAAGGTCCTCACTGCCCTGTCCCACAAGCTGGAGCCAGCGGTGCGCTTCAGCGAGCTGTGA
- the SH2D3C gene encoding SH2 domain-containing protein 3C isoform X2, which produces MTERCSLWSALSAAACCFYRGSFMQVQFSKEKYILDSSPEKLHKELEEELKLSSTDLRSHAWYHGRIPREVSESLVQRNGDFLIRDSLTSLGDYVLTCRWRNEPLHFKINKVTVKSSDGHTRVQYLFEQESFDNVPALVRFYVGNRKAISEQSGAIVYCPINRTFPLRYLEASYGLANGKHGGAHSPSTQKGGHIKRRSITMTDGLTADKITRAEGCPTSVSLPHHRDIIRNCAVSVDQIQDLHSPMSPISENPASPAYSTVTRLKPHACQAAGITPTSPVIRRSSEPQLCHGNNSKPLPDPAHSSHSTPCHGYARASPSPSVNSYSDPDSGHYCQLHPTSPISRDRPAHDTKQMPTKSYVERLKVEEGQRGTVENSSGEAEAGQRLKAEPDFMGFVPPTMETTSSFNPAAFQSLLIPLENKPLEMTVLKKVKELLAEVDVKTLAKHITKVDCLVARILGVTVEMQRLMGVSSGMELLTLPHGHQLRLDLLERFHTMSIMIAVDILGCTGSTEERAALLHKTIQLAAELKSTMGNMFSFAAVMNALEMTQIARLEQTWMVLRQRHTEGAILYEKKLKPFLKSLNEGKEGPPLTNTTFPHIIPLVTLLERDKALTDSLEPWEATDNGVEVVMAHLEAARMVAHHGGLYHTNAEVKLQGFQGRAELLEIFSTEFQLRLLWGSRGAESSQAERYEKFDKVLTALSHKLEPAVRFSEL; this is translated from the exons ATGACCGAGCGGTGCAGCCTGTGGAGCGCCCTGTCCGCGGCCGCCTGCTGCTTCTACCGCGGCTCCTTCATGCAGGTGCAG TTCTCCAAGGAGAAATACATCCTCGACTCATCACCAGAGAAGCTTCACAAGGAGCTGGAAGAGGAGCTTAAGCTGAGCAGCACCGACCTGCGCAGCCATGCCTGGTACCACGGCCGCATCCCCCGGGAG GTGTCCGAGAGCCTCGTGCAGAGGAACGGCGACTTCCTCATCCGCGACTCCCTCACCAGCCTGGGTGACTACGTGCTGACGTGCCGCTGGCGCAACGAGCCCCTCCACTTCAAGATCAACAAGGTGACGGTCAAGTCCAGCGACGGCCATACCCGTGTCCAGTACCTctttgagcaggagagcttTGACAACGTGCCCGCCCTCGTCCGCTTCTACGTGGGCAACCGCAAGGCCATCTCCGAGCAGAGCGGGGCCATCGTCTACTGCCCCATCAACCGCACCTTCCCCCTGCGCTACCTGGAAGCCAGCTATGGGCTGGCCAACGGGAAGCATGGGGGGGCCCACAGCCCCTCCACCCAGAAAGGGGGGCACATCAAGAGAAGGAGCATCACCATGACAGACGGCCTGACTGCAGACAAGATCACCAGGGCTGAGGGGTGCCCGACCAG tgtgtccctgccCCACCACAGAGACATCATTCGCAACTGTGCTGTCAGTGTGGACCAGATCCAAGACCTGCACTCTCCGATGTCCCCCATCTCCGAGAACCCAGCATCACCCGCCTACAGCACAG TTACACGGCTAAAGCCTCATGCCTGCCAAGCAGCTGGGATCACCCCGACCTCTCCAGTCATAAGAAGGTCCAGCGAGCCCCAACTGTGCCATGGGAACAACAGCAAACCTCTGCCAGACCCTGCCCACAGCTCCCATTCgactccctgccatgggtatGCCCGcgcctccccctctccctccgtGAACAGCTACAGCGACCCGGACTCAGGGCACTACTGCCAACTGCACCCCACCTCACCCATCAGCAGAGACCGGCCAGCTCATGACACCAAGCAGATGCCAACAAAGAGCTACGTGGAGAGGCTAAAGGTGGAGGAAGGACAGAGAGGGACTGTGGAGAACAGTTCTGGGGAAGCAGAGGCAGGGCAGAGGCTGAAAGCAGAGCCGGACTTCATGGGCTTTGTGCCCCCCACCATGGAAACGACTTCCTCCTTCaaccctgctgccttccagTCCCTGCTCATCCCCCTGGAGAACAAACCCCTGGAAATGACCGTGCTCAAGAAGGTCaaagagctgctggcagaggtggatgtgaagacACTGGCCAAACACATCACCAAAGTGGACTGCCTG GTTGCCCGGATATTGGGTGTGACGGTGGAGATGCAGCGGCTCATGGGGGTGAGCTCTGGCATGGAGCTGCTCACCCTGCCCCACGGCCACCAGCTCCGCCTCGACCTGCTGGAACG GTTTCACACCATGTCCATCATGATCGCCGTGGACATCCTGGGCTGCACGGGCAGCACGGAGGAGCGGGCGGCCCTGCTCCACAAAACCATCCAGCTGGCTGCCGAGCTGAAGAGCACCATGGGCAACATGTTCAGTTTTGCTGCTGTGATGAATGCCCTGGAAATGACACAG ATTGCCCGGCTGGAGCAGACCTGGATGGTGCTGCGGCAGCGGCACACGGAGGGTGCAATCCTCTATGAGAAGAAGCTTAAGCCATTCCTGAAGAGCCTGAATGAAGGGAAAG AAGGGCCGCCGCTGACCAACACCACCTTTCCCCACATCATACCCCTCGTGACTCTCCTGGAGCGGGACAAGGCTCTCACGGACAGCCTCGAGCCCTGGGAGGCCACCGACAACGGCGTGGAGGTGGTCATGGCCCACCTGGAGGCGGCACGGATGGTGGCCCACCACGGTGGGCTCTACCACACCAATGCTGAGGTGAAGCTGCAGG gtttCCAGGGCAGAGCGGAGCTGCTGGAGATCTTCAGCACCGAGTTCCAGCTGCGGCTGCTCTGGGGCAGCCGTGGGGCTGAGAGCAGCCAGGCCGAGCGCTACGAGAAGTTCGACAAGGTCCTCACTGCCCTGTCCCACAAGCTGGAGCCAGCGGTGCGCTTCAGCGAGCTGTGA